A single region of the Paraburkholderia sp. SOS3 genome encodes:
- a CDS encoding YbfB/YjiJ family MFS transporter translates to MRRAATSATMTPVFNVWWGALAGMCSSLVGIGLARFAYTPLLPAIIAAHWFAASTAAYLAAANLGGYLAGALAGGWLSRRADSTLVLRTMMLLASASFFACSVPVSFSWFFAWRFASGLSGGALMVLAAPTILSHVSSSRRGFVGGAIFSGIGLGIAASGTIVPALLRESLAETWIGLGVCGLLLTVVAWHGWPKPHSSTNASTISQQSAQQPKHAASRRRPHGRTVTPLALRALYAEYALNAAGLVPHMIFLVDFVARGLGKGLDAGAQYWVMFGLGAILGPLITGHIADRVGFGPALRGVLVLQIVTVALPAFDPGTVALIVSSVLVGAAVPGIVPLVLGRLHELLAHHPAAQKRAWSTATTCFATIQAAAAYGLSYLFGHDGGNYRILFVIGTAALILALAVDLCSLLFIRPRTPAQ, encoded by the coding sequence ATGCGACGTGCAGCGACCAGCGCAACGATGACACCGGTGTTCAACGTCTGGTGGGGTGCGCTGGCGGGCATGTGTTCGAGTCTGGTGGGGATCGGCCTCGCGCGTTTCGCATACACGCCGCTGCTGCCCGCGATCATTGCCGCCCACTGGTTTGCAGCGTCGACCGCTGCTTACCTCGCTGCAGCAAATCTGGGCGGATATCTGGCCGGGGCGTTGGCGGGCGGATGGCTCTCGAGGCGTGCCGACTCTACCCTTGTGCTGCGCACGATGATGCTTCTGGCGAGCGCCTCGTTTTTTGCCTGCTCCGTGCCGGTCTCTTTTTCATGGTTCTTTGCATGGCGCTTCGCATCGGGCCTGTCAGGCGGTGCGCTGATGGTGTTGGCCGCACCGACGATCCTTTCTCATGTGTCCTCGTCGCGCCGCGGATTCGTCGGCGGAGCGATATTCAGCGGTATCGGTCTCGGTATCGCGGCATCGGGCACCATCGTGCCGGCGCTGCTGCGCGAAAGCCTCGCCGAAACGTGGATCGGCCTCGGCGTCTGCGGGCTGTTGCTCACCGTCGTGGCATGGCATGGCTGGCCGAAGCCGCACTCGAGCACAAACGCATCCACCATCTCCCAGCAGTCGGCACAGCAACCGAAACACGCTGCTTCCCGCCGGCGGCCGCATGGACGCACTGTCACCCCTCTGGCGTTGCGCGCGTTGTACGCCGAGTACGCGTTGAATGCGGCGGGGCTGGTTCCGCACATGATCTTCCTGGTGGATTTCGTCGCGCGAGGGCTCGGCAAGGGGCTCGATGCGGGCGCGCAGTATTGGGTGATGTTCGGCCTGGGCGCGATTCTCGGGCCGCTGATTACCGGACATATCGCCGACCGCGTGGGGTTCGGTCCCGCGCTGCGCGGCGTACTGGTGCTGCAGATCGTCACGGTTGCGTTGCCCGCGTTCGATCCGGGCACCGTCGCGCTCATCGTCTCGAGCGTGCTCGTCGGCGCGGCCGTGCCGGGCATCGTGCCGCTCGTTCTGGGCCGCCTGCACGAACTGCTGGCCCACCATCCGGCCGCGCAGAAGCGCGCATGGAGTACCGCGACGACCTGCTTCGCAACGATTCAGGCGGCCGCGGCCTATGGCCTGTCCTATCTGTTCGGACACGACGGCGGCAACTACCGCATTCTGTTTGTGATTGGCACCGCGGCGCTTATTCTGGCGCTCGCGGTGGATCTGTGCTCACTGCTGTTCATCCGGCCGCGAACGCCGGCCCAATAG
- a CDS encoding alkaline phosphatase family protein: MPNSLERIKHVVVVMFENRSLDTMLGWLYPDGDLPQRVLPPGSSPAFDGLRADFSNPSRSGNRIFVTGSVSNTRVPDPDPQETFCNVDAQIFGPQDGIAPPLPPMQGFVLNYETTSTRDAGQVMQGHSPIQVPVLSSLARAYAVSDAWFASVPSQTWPNRAFAHAGTSNGHVNNDTFARNPGTRGLPDPLEWNVRTIFNVLEDAGIPWAIYHDTTVVPSLTRTMFPQLWHDSLSPRFKRFSAFVDACATGSLPAYSFVEPSFLIDPTDQHPPHNVSAGDHFLYRIWKAVSTSPAWRETLLLITFDEHGGTFDHVLPPANATPPDAASQSGDDGFGFDRFGIRVPAVLVSPYIERGTVFRSPIATPYDHTSVLATLRDWLAIPSAQMLTSARIAQAPTLAQVLTLETPRDDLPGISVPFDVFEHPSPGEPINDLQMSLVTGTARRLGLDPNVVGSLMNTRADAAGFFNGMARQRKPTGE; the protein is encoded by the coding sequence ATGCCCAACAGTCTGGAAAGAATCAAGCACGTCGTTGTTGTCATGTTCGAGAATCGTTCTCTCGATACGATGCTCGGATGGCTCTACCCGGATGGCGATTTGCCGCAACGGGTGCTGCCCCCCGGCAGTTCGCCGGCTTTCGACGGCCTGCGCGCCGATTTCTCCAATCCGTCGCGTTCAGGAAATCGAATCTTTGTCACGGGCTCCGTGTCGAATACGCGCGTGCCGGACCCCGATCCGCAGGAGACTTTCTGCAACGTCGATGCGCAGATATTCGGACCACAAGACGGCATTGCGCCGCCCCTGCCGCCGATGCAAGGTTTCGTCCTCAACTACGAGACGACGTCGACGCGAGATGCGGGCCAGGTCATGCAAGGCCATAGCCCGATACAGGTGCCCGTGCTGTCGTCGCTGGCTCGCGCGTATGCGGTAAGCGACGCCTGGTTCGCCTCGGTACCGAGCCAGACCTGGCCCAATCGCGCGTTTGCGCACGCAGGCACATCGAACGGTCACGTCAACAACGACACCTTTGCGCGCAACCCCGGAACCCGAGGCTTGCCCGATCCGCTGGAATGGAATGTGAGGACCATCTTCAATGTGCTCGAAGACGCCGGTATTCCTTGGGCCATTTATCACGACACGACCGTCGTGCCGTCGCTCACGCGCACCATGTTCCCGCAGCTGTGGCACGACTCGCTGTCGCCGCGCTTCAAGCGCTTTTCCGCATTCGTCGATGCATGCGCGACGGGTTCGTTGCCGGCATACTCGTTTGTCGAGCCGAGCTTCCTGATCGATCCGACCGATCAGCATCCGCCGCACAACGTGAGTGCCGGCGACCACTTTCTCTATCGCATATGGAAAGCAGTCAGCACCTCGCCCGCATGGCGCGAGACGTTGCTGCTCATCACGTTCGACGAGCACGGGGGCACCTTCGATCACGTGTTGCCGCCCGCCAATGCGACACCGCCCGACGCCGCGAGCCAGAGCGGCGACGACGGGTTTGGCTTCGACCGCTTCGGCATACGCGTTCCGGCCGTGCTCGTCTCTCCGTATATCGAACGAGGCACGGTATTCCGCTCTCCGATCGCCACGCCTTACGATCACACATCGGTCCTCGCGACACTGCGCGACTGGCTCGCGATTCCATCGGCACAGATGCTGACGAGCGCGCGAATCGCGCAGGCACCGACGCTCGCACAGGTCCTGACACTCGAGACGCCGCGCGACGACCTGCCCGGGATTTCGGTGCCATTCGACGTGTTCGAGCATCCGTCGCCAGGCGAACCGATCAACGATCTGCAGATGAGCCTCGTGACCGGCACTGCGCGACGCCTGGGGCTCGACCCGAACGTCGTCGGCTCCCTGATGAATACACGCGCCGATGCGGCAGGTTTCTTCAACGGTATGGCAAGGCAACGCAAGCCCACCGGCGAATGA